From Streptomyces asiaticus, one genomic window encodes:
- a CDS encoding ABC transporter substrate-binding protein codes for MPRLEWPLHIVRRVVIGVIVLAVLAVAIPLTVNWFQERRARCGDGVVKMGDYHECVGVTDGSYTFADHLAPVEKKIKAENELVEKHGDKYVSVAYMTSFTLTEDDSNSEESVRHELEGAYLAQYRHNRGDLSSSPKIKLLVANMGSSAAHWEHTVDELIDRKTSDDKLVAVTGLGPSDTQNLDALRRLSDHGLALVASTMTATNIEGIKGLVRVSPTNVDEAYAASAYLKKERVRRAVVVQDDARENYYAKTLGDAFTKVFQDIEGHKLVADRMTYDSSVRGAWENELRYMPGQLCDQKPEAVFFAGRGKHLTRFLDAIANRPCQDREFMVITGDDTTNLTADDLAHAAESKVRVLYTGLAHPDMWQEDPDSVSRPSARYFQPGGLMAKWFPDDQHQDGQAIMAHDAVLTAAQGIQMAALGDVTGESVARMFHQMNSRQQVPGASGFISFQNNGNPRNKAIPILHLNAKGRSELVEVSARRGEPARKQ; via the coding sequence GTGCCGAGACTTGAATGGCCGCTGCACATCGTGCGCCGAGTGGTGATCGGCGTGATCGTCCTGGCCGTGCTCGCGGTGGCGATCCCGCTCACCGTGAACTGGTTCCAGGAGAGGCGGGCCCGGTGCGGTGACGGCGTCGTCAAGATGGGCGACTACCACGAGTGCGTGGGCGTCACCGACGGCTCGTACACCTTCGCCGACCATCTGGCGCCCGTGGAGAAGAAGATCAAGGCGGAGAACGAACTGGTGGAGAAGCACGGTGACAAGTACGTCAGCGTCGCCTACATGACCTCGTTCACGCTGACCGAGGACGACAGCAACTCCGAGGAGTCGGTCCGGCATGAGCTCGAGGGCGCGTATCTGGCGCAGTACCGGCACAACCGCGGCGATCTCTCCTCCTCCCCCAAGATCAAGCTGTTGGTCGCCAACATGGGCAGCAGCGCGGCCCATTGGGAGCACACCGTCGATGAGCTGATCGACCGGAAAACCTCCGACGACAAGCTGGTCGCGGTCACCGGGCTCGGCCCCAGCGACACCCAGAACCTCGACGCGCTGCGGCGGCTGTCCGACCACGGTCTGGCCCTGGTCGCCAGCACCATGACGGCCACCAACATAGAGGGCATCAAGGGGCTCGTCCGGGTCTCCCCGACCAATGTGGACGAGGCGTACGCCGCTTCCGCGTATCTCAAGAAGGAGCGGGTCCGCCGGGCGGTGGTGGTCCAGGACGACGCGCGGGAAAACTACTACGCCAAGACGCTGGGTGACGCCTTCACCAAGGTCTTCCAGGACATCGAGGGCCACAAGTTGGTGGCGGACCGGATGACCTATGACTCCTCGGTGCGCGGCGCCTGGGAGAACGAGCTGCGCTACATGCCGGGGCAGCTGTGCGACCAGAAGCCGGAGGCGGTCTTCTTCGCGGGCCGCGGCAAGCACCTCACCCGGTTCCTGGACGCGATCGCCAACCGTCCGTGCCAGGACCGGGAGTTCATGGTGATCACCGGCGACGACACCACCAACCTCACCGCCGATGACCTGGCCCACGCCGCCGAGAGCAAGGTGCGGGTGCTCTACACGGGCCTGGCGCACCCCGATATGTGGCAGGAGGACCCCGACTCCGTCTCCCGCCCGTCGGCCCGGTACTTCCAGCCGGGCGGGTTGATGGCCAAGTGGTTCCCCGACGACCAGCACCAGGACGGCCAGGCCATCATGGCGCATGACGCGGTGCTCACCGCCGCTCAGGGCATCCAGATGGCGGCGCTGGGCGATGTGACCGGGGAATCGGTGGCGCGGATGTTCCACCAGATGAACAGCCGTCAGCAGGTACCGGGGGCGAGTGGGTTCATCTCCTTCCAGAACAACGGCAATCCCCGCAACAAGGCCATTCCGATCCTGCACCTCAACGCGAAGGGGCGCTCGGAACTCGTGGAGGTATCGGCGCGGCGGGGCGAGCCGGCCAGGAAGCAGTGA